A window of the Gossypium hirsutum isolate 1008001.06 chromosome A03, Gossypium_hirsutum_v2.1, whole genome shotgun sequence genome harbors these coding sequences:
- the LOC107886766 gene encoding clathrin light chain 1, translated as MESFDAMNNDGGEDINSSSRPFDDDAYMGYDSSSFPPPPTGQAFPPHDLTSDTAHHVPHNLNRSYSNNLAYIATTTNNIHTNNNNIDPPSPDVYGSFRASAMDGSGIGGDGHGDDGFFASEGPVLPPPDEMREESFARREWRRQNAIHLEEKEKRERAMRDQIIAEAEEYKRSFYEKRDQNCETNKANNREREKLYMANQEKFHKESHLHYWKAIAEIIPREVATIEKKRGRKDPDKTPSVFVIQGPKPGKLTDLSRMRQILLKLKQNPPPHMMPPPKDEKAGKDGKDGKEAKNGKGSTPADSGGENKPAAAGKDAAANGGPVQPKPETSASAEADNKVKPDPDSSK; from the exons ATGGAGTCCTTCGATGCGATGAACAATGACGGAGGAGAAGACATTAATTCCTCATCTCGCCCTTTCGATGACGATGCCTACATGGGCTATGATTCCTCCTCTTTCCCTCCTCCTCCAACTGGACAAGCTTTCCCTCCCCATGATCTCACCTCTGATACTGCTCACCACGTTCCTCACAATCTCAATCGCAGTTACAGTAATAACCTTGCTTATATTGCCACCACCACCAACAACATCcatactaacaataataatatcgACCCTCCCTCCCCGGATGTTTATGGATCTTTCAGGGCGTCTGCCATGGATGGTAGTGGTATCGGTGGTGATGGTCATGGCGATGATGGGTTTTTTGCCTCTGAAGGGCCCGTGTTGCCTCCGCCTGATGAGATGCGTGAGGAAAGCTTCGCTCGACGTGAATGGCGCCG CCAAAACGCCATTCATCTGGAGGAAAAGGAGAAAAGAGAGAGGGCGATGCGAGATCAGATAATTGCTGAAGCAGAAGAATACAAACGATCTTTTTACGAGAAAAGGGATCAAAATTGTGAAACGAATAAGGCTAACAACAGAGAAAGAGAGAAG CTATACATGGCTAATCAAGAAAAGTTCCACAAAGAATCTCACCTGCACTACTGGAAAGCGATTGCTGAGATCATTCCTCGTGAGGTGGCTACCATTGAgaagaagagaggaagaaaagATCCTGATAAAACCCCTTCGGTTTTTGTGATTCAAGGTCCAAAGCCTGGCAAGCTTACTGATCTTTCGAGGATGAGACAAATTCTCCTGAAGCTCAAACAGAACCCTCCACCTCATATGATGCCTCCACCCAAAGATGAAAAAGCTGGAAAAGACGGGAAAGATGGAAAGGAGGCCAAGAATGGGAAAGGCTCTACTCCAGCAGATTCTGGTGGAGAAAATAAACCTGCGGCAGCAGGGAAAGATGCTGCTGCTAATGGTGGCCCTGTACAACCAAAACCAGAGACTTCAGCTTCAGCTGAGGCTGATAACAAAGTCAAACCCGATCCTGATTCTTCCAAGTGA
- the LOC107886765 gene encoding probable polyol transporter 4 isoform X1, producing the protein MSLSFLLTRKGNSSGSVLFFLFPVFVGAMGLVGVQGDGNGEMALSLGSKNKYKRMDSELSDDFEDDASHHHHQLGRKKSTRKYVLACAIFASLNNVLLGYDVGVMSGAIIFIQEDLKITEVQEEVLVGILSVISLLGSLAGGRTSDVIGRKWTMAFAAIVFQIGAAIMTLASSFEVLMIGRVLAGVGIGFGVMIAPVYIAEISPTVDRGSLTSFPEIFINLGILLGYVSNYAFSGLSVHTNWRVMLAVGILPSVFIGFALFIIPESPRWLAMQNRVEEARSVLLKTNENDKEVEERLSEIVAAAGISNGEKNEEKAVWRELLSPSPSLRRMLITGFGIQCFQQITGIDATVYYSPEIFHDAGIVNKSKLLAATVAVGVTKTALILIATFLVDRVGRKPLLYVSTIGMTVCLFTLSISLAILGKGQLGIAMALLCVCGNVAFFSVGMGPVCWIVTSEIFPLRLRAQASALGAVGNRVCSGFVAMSFLSLARTITVGGTFFLFSLFSALSVAFVYKLVPETKGKSLEQIELLFQNHNEWDGSEMELGDAQHLVHKA; encoded by the exons ATGTCTTTATCCTTCTTGTTGACCAGAAAAGGCAACTCTTCAGGGTCtgttctcttctttctttttcctgtTTTTGTGGGAGCTATGGGGTTGGTGGGTGTCCAAGGAGATGGGAATGGAGAAATGGCTTTGTCTTTGGGTAGTAAAAACAAGTACAAAAGAATGGATTCTGAACTATCTGATGATTTCGAAGATGATGCCTCACATCATCACCATCAATTGGGAAGGAAGAAAAGTACCAGGAAATATGTTCTTGCTTGTGCCATCTTTGCATCTCTCAACAATGTGCTTCTTGGCTAtg ATGTAGGTGTTATGAGTGGAGCAATTATATTTATACAGGAAGACCTGAAGATAACTGAGGTGCAAGAAGAAGTTCTTGTTGGGATTTTGAGCGTCATTTCACTGTTAGGTAGCTTAGCTGGTGGAAGGACATCAGATGTTATAGGTAGAAAGTGGACAATGGCCTTCGCTGCTATTGTATTTCAAATTGGTGCAGCTATAATGACACTTGCATCGTCATTCGAAGTACTAATGATCGGACGAGTTTTGGCCGGGGTCGGTATAGGGTTTGGGGTCATGATTGCTCCAGTCTATATTGCCGAGATATCACCTACTGTTGATAGAGGCTCTCTTACATCCTTCCCTGAGATTTTCATAAATCTAGGAATTTTGCTTGGTTATGTTTCAAATTATGCATTTTCTGGTCTTTCAGTACATACAAACTGGAGGGTAATGCTAGCTGTTGGAATTTTGCCTTCAGTCTTCATAGGATTCGCACTTTTCATCATCCCTGAATCACCAAGGTGGTTGGCCATGCAGAACCGAGTCGAAGAAGCAAGATCAGTGCtgttaaaaacaaatgaaaatgacAAAGAGGTAGAAGAGAGGCTGTCTGAAATAGTAGCTGCAGCTGGAATTTCTAATGGAGAGAAGAATGAAGAGAAAGCTGTATGGCGTGAACTATTAAGCCCTTCCCCTTCACTTCGTCGGATGCTGATCACTGGCTTCGGAATCCAGTGTTTCCAACAAATCACTGGAATAGATGCAACTGTGTATTACAGCCCTGAAATCTTCCATGATGCTGGAATTGTGAACAAGTCTAAGCTGCTTGCTGCAACAGTTGCCGTGGGTGTCACGAAAACTGCACTTATATTGATAGCTACATTCCTTGTTGATAGAGTTGGGAGGAAGCCCTTGCTCTATGTGAGCACAATTGGAATGACGGTCTGTTTGTTTACCTTAAGCATTAGCCTCGCCATATTGGGGAAAGGGCAGCTTGGGATAGCAATGGCACTATTGTGTGTTTGTGGGAATGTAGCATTTTTTTCAGTGGGAATGGGTCCGGTTTGCTGGATAGTGACATCTGAAATCTTCCCTTTGAGATTGCGAGCTCAAGCGTCTGCACTTGGGGCTGTAGGTAACAGGGTATGCAGCGGCTTCGTTGCCATGTCATTCCTGTCTCTCGCTCGTACAATAACGGTAGGAGGAACCTTTTTCCTGTTTTCACTGTTTTCAGCTCTTTCGGTTGCCTTTGTTTACAAACTTGTTCCGGAGACGAAGGGAAAATCATTGGAACAGATTGAGTTGCTTTTTCAAAATCACAATGAATGGGATGGAAGTGAAATGGAGCTAGGAGATGCACAGCATCTAGTACACAAAGCCTGA
- the LOC107886765 gene encoding probable polyol transporter 4 isoform X2, which yields MGLVGVQGDGNGEMALSLGSKNKYKRMDSELSDDFEDDASHHHHQLGRKKSTRKYVLACAIFASLNNVLLGYDVGVMSGAIIFIQEDLKITEVQEEVLVGILSVISLLGSLAGGRTSDVIGRKWTMAFAAIVFQIGAAIMTLASSFEVLMIGRVLAGVGIGFGVMIAPVYIAEISPTVDRGSLTSFPEIFINLGILLGYVSNYAFSGLSVHTNWRVMLAVGILPSVFIGFALFIIPESPRWLAMQNRVEEARSVLLKTNENDKEVEERLSEIVAAAGISNGEKNEEKAVWRELLSPSPSLRRMLITGFGIQCFQQITGIDATVYYSPEIFHDAGIVNKSKLLAATVAVGVTKTALILIATFLVDRVGRKPLLYVSTIGMTVCLFTLSISLAILGKGQLGIAMALLCVCGNVAFFSVGMGPVCWIVTSEIFPLRLRAQASALGAVGNRVCSGFVAMSFLSLARTITVGGTFFLFSLFSALSVAFVYKLVPETKGKSLEQIELLFQNHNEWDGSEMELGDAQHLVHKA from the exons ATGGGGTTGGTGGGTGTCCAAGGAGATGGGAATGGAGAAATGGCTTTGTCTTTGGGTAGTAAAAACAAGTACAAAAGAATGGATTCTGAACTATCTGATGATTTCGAAGATGATGCCTCACATCATCACCATCAATTGGGAAGGAAGAAAAGTACCAGGAAATATGTTCTTGCTTGTGCCATCTTTGCATCTCTCAACAATGTGCTTCTTGGCTAtg ATGTAGGTGTTATGAGTGGAGCAATTATATTTATACAGGAAGACCTGAAGATAACTGAGGTGCAAGAAGAAGTTCTTGTTGGGATTTTGAGCGTCATTTCACTGTTAGGTAGCTTAGCTGGTGGAAGGACATCAGATGTTATAGGTAGAAAGTGGACAATGGCCTTCGCTGCTATTGTATTTCAAATTGGTGCAGCTATAATGACACTTGCATCGTCATTCGAAGTACTAATGATCGGACGAGTTTTGGCCGGGGTCGGTATAGGGTTTGGGGTCATGATTGCTCCAGTCTATATTGCCGAGATATCACCTACTGTTGATAGAGGCTCTCTTACATCCTTCCCTGAGATTTTCATAAATCTAGGAATTTTGCTTGGTTATGTTTCAAATTATGCATTTTCTGGTCTTTCAGTACATACAAACTGGAGGGTAATGCTAGCTGTTGGAATTTTGCCTTCAGTCTTCATAGGATTCGCACTTTTCATCATCCCTGAATCACCAAGGTGGTTGGCCATGCAGAACCGAGTCGAAGAAGCAAGATCAGTGCtgttaaaaacaaatgaaaatgacAAAGAGGTAGAAGAGAGGCTGTCTGAAATAGTAGCTGCAGCTGGAATTTCTAATGGAGAGAAGAATGAAGAGAAAGCTGTATGGCGTGAACTATTAAGCCCTTCCCCTTCACTTCGTCGGATGCTGATCACTGGCTTCGGAATCCAGTGTTTCCAACAAATCACTGGAATAGATGCAACTGTGTATTACAGCCCTGAAATCTTCCATGATGCTGGAATTGTGAACAAGTCTAAGCTGCTTGCTGCAACAGTTGCCGTGGGTGTCACGAAAACTGCACTTATATTGATAGCTACATTCCTTGTTGATAGAGTTGGGAGGAAGCCCTTGCTCTATGTGAGCACAATTGGAATGACGGTCTGTTTGTTTACCTTAAGCATTAGCCTCGCCATATTGGGGAAAGGGCAGCTTGGGATAGCAATGGCACTATTGTGTGTTTGTGGGAATGTAGCATTTTTTTCAGTGGGAATGGGTCCGGTTTGCTGGATAGTGACATCTGAAATCTTCCCTTTGAGATTGCGAGCTCAAGCGTCTGCACTTGGGGCTGTAGGTAACAGGGTATGCAGCGGCTTCGTTGCCATGTCATTCCTGTCTCTCGCTCGTACAATAACGGTAGGAGGAACCTTTTTCCTGTTTTCACTGTTTTCAGCTCTTTCGGTTGCCTTTGTTTACAAACTTGTTCCGGAGACGAAGGGAAAATCATTGGAACAGATTGAGTTGCTTTTTCAAAATCACAATGAATGGGATGGAAGTGAAATGGAGCTAGGAGATGCACAGCATCTAGTACACAAAGCCTGA